The proteins below come from a single Carassius carassius chromosome 11, fCarCar2.1, whole genome shotgun sequence genomic window:
- the LOC132152811 gene encoding UDP-glucuronosyltransferase-like isoform X1 produces MCRISVVFCMNVRRMLRALTVPALGLLAWLCLFSSEPVWAGRVLVVPVDGSHWLSMKILVEELSQRGHEIVLLVPETSVRIEKSDNYTTKYFRVPYTLADLKANLDSIEKNAFEKPPKLTDIVENLGNLIQFLNMQVTACEWLLYDESLMKSLRETEFDLVLTDPFLPCGAIIADSFSIPAVYFLRLIPCLLDESATQCPSPPSFVPRFFTGFSDKMTFFQRVENTLMTVFEAFLCRKLFAGTDELASRYLQKDTTYKELLGNGAVWLYRNDFTFEFPKPQMPNMVQIGGINCAKKGPLTKELEEFVNGSGEHGFVVFTLGSTVSQLPEAKARVFFEAFRQIPQRVLWRYTGPVPENAPKNVKLMKWLPQNDLLGHPKVRAFITHGGSHGIYEGIFNGVPMVMLPLFGDQGDNVQRLVSRGVAETLSIYYLTSEKLLVALRKVINNKSYKEKMTELSAIHRDRPVEPLDLAVFWTEFVMRHKGAAHLRPAAHELNWIQYHSLDVIGFLILILVTVIFVTVKSCMFCYRKCFKKTQKKKKE; encoded by the exons ATGTGTCGTATTTCTGTTGTCTTCTGTATGAATGTTAGAAGGATGTTGAGAGCACTGACTGTTCCCGCTCTGGGGCTTCTAGCTTGGCTATGCTTATTCTCCTCGGAGCCCGTGTGGGCTGGAAGGGTGCTTGTCGTGCCAGTGGACGGCAGCCACTGGTTGAGCATGAAGATCCTGGTGGAAGAGCTTTCTCAGAGGGGACATGAGATTGTGCTCCTGGTTCCTGAAACCAGTGTTCGGATTGAGAAGTCTGATAATTACACCACTAAATATTTTCGTGTGCCCTATACCCTTGCTGATTTGAAGGCCAACTTGGACAGCATAGAAAAGAATGCATTTGAGAAGCCTCCCAAATTGACTGATATTGTTGAGAATTTGGGGAACCTGATTCAGTTCTTGAATATGCAGGTGACCGCCTGTGAATGGCTGCTGTATGACGAGTCCCTGATGAAGAGTTTAAGAGAAACAGAGTTTGATCTTGTGCTCACTGATCCTTTCCTGCCCTGTGGCGCAATCATCGCCGATTCGTTCTCGATTCCTGCGGTTTACTTCCTGCGATTGATTCCCTGTTTGCTGGATGAGTCAGCCACCCAGTGCCCCTCACCTCCGTCCTTTGTCCCACGGTTCTTCACTGGTTTCTCTGATAAGATGACTTTCTTTCAAAGAGTAGAAAACACGCTTATGACAGTTTTTGAAGCTTTCCTATGCCGCAAACTGTTTGCTGGCACCGATGAACTGGCCAGTAGATATCTGCAGAAGGACACTACATACAAAGAGCTGTTAGGGAACGGAGCAGTCTGGCTTTATAGAAATGACTTTACCTTTGAATTCCCCAAACCTCAAATGCCGAACATGGTCCAAATAGGGGGCATCAACTGTGCTAAGAAGGGCCCACTGACAAAG gagctggaggagttTGTGAATGGTTCTGGAGAGCATGGGTTTGTTGTCTTCACACTTGGCTCCACGGTGTCACAGTTACCCGAGGCCAAAGCCAGAGTGTTCTTTGAGGCTTTTAGGCAGATACCTCAGAGG GTGCTATGGAGGTACACTGGACCAGTCCCTGAAAATGCTCCAAAGAATGTCAAACTGATGAAGTGGCTGCCACAAAATGATCTCTTGG GCCATCCTAAGGTTAGGGCTTTTATTACACATGGTGGATCACATGGAATCTATGAAGGAATCTTTAATGGGGTGCCAATGGTGATGCTTCCTCTGTTTGGAGACCAGGGGGATAATGTTCAGCGCTTAGTGTCTCGAGGAGTTGCAGAAACCCTGAGTATCTATTATCTGACCTCAGAAAAACTGCTGGTTGCATTGAGGAAGGTCATCAATAACAAaag CTATAAGGAGAAGATGACCGAGCTTTCAGCTATTCACAGAGACCGTCCCGTTGAGCCTCTGGACCTGGCTGTGTTCTGGACTGAGTTTGTTATGAGACACAAAGGGGCAGCGCATCTCAGACCTGCAGCCCACGAGCTGAACTGGATTCAGTATCATTCTCTGGATGTCATTGGCTTTCTCATTCTCATTCTAGTGACTGTTATTTTTGTGACTGTCAAAAGCTGCATGTTCTGTTACAGGAAGTGCTTCAAGAAAACTCAGAAAAAGAAGAAGGAGTAG
- the prmt2 gene encoding protein arginine N-methyltransferase 2 gives MIENENSESPEAKEYVGLADFVAEGDEQLSFSVGDKLKVHDRSSDVWWWAELQGRFGYVPSSFLHQTAEDEEDAWQDDEYFGNYGTLRLHLEMLSDKPRTETYRRVILGNSPALRGKVVMDLGCGTGVISLFCARLAQPAVVYAVEASSMAKHTEELVRQNGCEEVVTVFQDRAEDLTLPGKVDVLVSEWMGNCLLFEYMVESVLLARDRWLKEGGVMWPSSACLTVVPCQAFSDYRQKMEFWEKPYGLDFTYLQSLAQKEFLSKPKFSHHLLPEDCLSTPADVITLDMVTIQVSDLERLNGGFSFNVEKSGVFHGFTVWFSAHFQSLEEDGPSQELNTGPFSEITHWKQTLFMLDAPVTVEEGDIIVGSICLQRNPVWRRHLSITFSWNINSTEDKKVQTKCFPMWR, from the exons ATGATTGAAAATGAAAACAGCGAGAGTCCTGAAGCAAAAGAGTATGTTGGACTTGCAGATTTTGTGGCTGAAGGAGATGAGCAG CTTAGTTTCTCAGTTGGTGATAAATTGAAGGTCCATGACAGGAGCTCAGACGTGTGGTGGTGGGCTGAACTGCAGGGTCGCTTTGGTTATGTCCCATCCAGCTTTCTGCATCAAACAGCTGAGGATGAGGAAGATGCTTGGCAGGATGACGAATACTTTGGCAATTATGGGACATTA AGGCTTCATCTGGAGATGCTATCAGATAAACCCCGCACAGAAACATACAGGCGAGTGATTCTGGGTAATAGTCCCGCCCTGAGGGGGAAGGTGGTCATGGACTTGGGCTGCGGGACAGGGGTTATCAGCCTCTTCTGTGCCCGGCTAGCACAACCTGCAGTG GTTTATGCTGTGGAGGCCAGCTCAATGGCAAAACACACTGAGGAACTAGTGAGGCAGAATGGCTGTGAGGAAGTCGTGACCGTGTTCCAGGACAGAGCTGAGGATCTCACTCTGCCTGGGAAAGTGGACGTTCTGGTGTCAGAGTGGATGGGCAACTGCCTTCTG TTTGAGTATATGGTGGAGTCAGTGTTGCTGGCACGTGATCGCTGGCTGAAGGAGGGTGGAGTGATGTGGCCGTCCTCTGCCTGTCTGACTGTCGTTCCTTGCCAGGCCTTCTCTGACTACAGGCAAAAAATGGAGTTCTGGGAGAAACCGTATGGCCTAGACTTCACCTACCTACA GTCACTTGCACAGAAGGAGTTTCTCTCCAAGCCTAAATTTAGCCATCATCTCCTACCTGAGGATTGTTTGTCCACACCAGCCGATGTTATCACTCTTGATATGGTCACAATACAGGTCTCAGACTTAGAG AGACTCAATGGTGGGTTTAGTTTCAATGTTGAGAAGTCAGGCGTGTTTCATGGCTTCACTGTCTGGTTCAGTGCACACTTCCAGAGTTTAGAAGAGGATGGACCATCACAAGAGTTGAACACCGGACCATTTTCAGA GATCACTCACTGGAAACAGACTCTCTTTATGTTGGATGCACCAGTGACAGTTGAGGAAGGGGACATTATTGTAGGGTCCATATGTCTGCAGAGAAATCCCGTCTGGAGACGTCACTTGTCAATCACATTTTCATGGAACATAAATAGCACAGAAGATAAAAAG GTCCAGACAAAGTGTTTTCCTATGTGGAGATGA
- the LOC132152811 gene encoding UDP-glucuronosyltransferase-like isoform X2 has protein sequence MLRALTVPALGLLAWLCLFSSEPVWAGRVLVVPVDGSHWLSMKILVEELSQRGHEIVLLVPETSVRIEKSDNYTTKYFRVPYTLADLKANLDSIEKNAFEKPPKLTDIVENLGNLIQFLNMQVTACEWLLYDESLMKSLRETEFDLVLTDPFLPCGAIIADSFSIPAVYFLRLIPCLLDESATQCPSPPSFVPRFFTGFSDKMTFFQRVENTLMTVFEAFLCRKLFAGTDELASRYLQKDTTYKELLGNGAVWLYRNDFTFEFPKPQMPNMVQIGGINCAKKGPLTKELEEFVNGSGEHGFVVFTLGSTVSQLPEAKARVFFEAFRQIPQRVLWRYTGPVPENAPKNVKLMKWLPQNDLLGHPKVRAFITHGGSHGIYEGIFNGVPMVMLPLFGDQGDNVQRLVSRGVAETLSIYYLTSEKLLVALRKVINNKSYKEKMTELSAIHRDRPVEPLDLAVFWTEFVMRHKGAAHLRPAAHELNWIQYHSLDVIGFLILILVTVIFVTVKSCMFCYRKCFKKTQKKKKE, from the exons ATGTTGAGAGCACTGACTGTTCCCGCTCTGGGGCTTCTAGCTTGGCTATGCTTATTCTCCTCGGAGCCCGTGTGGGCTGGAAGGGTGCTTGTCGTGCCAGTGGACGGCAGCCACTGGTTGAGCATGAAGATCCTGGTGGAAGAGCTTTCTCAGAGGGGACATGAGATTGTGCTCCTGGTTCCTGAAACCAGTGTTCGGATTGAGAAGTCTGATAATTACACCACTAAATATTTTCGTGTGCCCTATACCCTTGCTGATTTGAAGGCCAACTTGGACAGCATAGAAAAGAATGCATTTGAGAAGCCTCCCAAATTGACTGATATTGTTGAGAATTTGGGGAACCTGATTCAGTTCTTGAATATGCAGGTGACCGCCTGTGAATGGCTGCTGTATGACGAGTCCCTGATGAAGAGTTTAAGAGAAACAGAGTTTGATCTTGTGCTCACTGATCCTTTCCTGCCCTGTGGCGCAATCATCGCCGATTCGTTCTCGATTCCTGCGGTTTACTTCCTGCGATTGATTCCCTGTTTGCTGGATGAGTCAGCCACCCAGTGCCCCTCACCTCCGTCCTTTGTCCCACGGTTCTTCACTGGTTTCTCTGATAAGATGACTTTCTTTCAAAGAGTAGAAAACACGCTTATGACAGTTTTTGAAGCTTTCCTATGCCGCAAACTGTTTGCTGGCACCGATGAACTGGCCAGTAGATATCTGCAGAAGGACACTACATACAAAGAGCTGTTAGGGAACGGAGCAGTCTGGCTTTATAGAAATGACTTTACCTTTGAATTCCCCAAACCTCAAATGCCGAACATGGTCCAAATAGGGGGCATCAACTGTGCTAAGAAGGGCCCACTGACAAAG gagctggaggagttTGTGAATGGTTCTGGAGAGCATGGGTTTGTTGTCTTCACACTTGGCTCCACGGTGTCACAGTTACCCGAGGCCAAAGCCAGAGTGTTCTTTGAGGCTTTTAGGCAGATACCTCAGAGG GTGCTATGGAGGTACACTGGACCAGTCCCTGAAAATGCTCCAAAGAATGTCAAACTGATGAAGTGGCTGCCACAAAATGATCTCTTGG GCCATCCTAAGGTTAGGGCTTTTATTACACATGGTGGATCACATGGAATCTATGAAGGAATCTTTAATGGGGTGCCAATGGTGATGCTTCCTCTGTTTGGAGACCAGGGGGATAATGTTCAGCGCTTAGTGTCTCGAGGAGTTGCAGAAACCCTGAGTATCTATTATCTGACCTCAGAAAAACTGCTGGTTGCATTGAGGAAGGTCATCAATAACAAaag CTATAAGGAGAAGATGACCGAGCTTTCAGCTATTCACAGAGACCGTCCCGTTGAGCCTCTGGACCTGGCTGTGTTCTGGACTGAGTTTGTTATGAGACACAAAGGGGCAGCGCATCTCAGACCTGCAGCCCACGAGCTGAACTGGATTCAGTATCATTCTCTGGATGTCATTGGCTTTCTCATTCTCATTCTAGTGACTGTTATTTTTGTGACTGTCAAAAGCTGCATGTTCTGTTACAGGAAGTGCTTCAAGAAAACTCAGAAAAAGAAGAAGGAGTAG